In Paracoccaceae bacterium Fryx2, a single genomic region encodes these proteins:
- the ccoN gene encoding cytochrome-c oxidase, cbb3-type subunit I: MWDYFKLIVLGLIAVCAAIAANYARDLAYMVNALTIMLAAGGVFLWTLKHMGERKPAPQNEYMDDVIRAGVFATAMWGAVGFLAGTFIAFQLAFPSLNFEWAQGYANFGRLRPLHTSAVIFAFGGNALLMTSFYVVQRTSAARLWGGNLAWFVFWGYNLFIVLAASSYLLGATQSKEYAEPEWYIDWWLTIVWLAYLAVFLGTLIKRKEPHIYVANWFYLSFIVTVAMLHVFNNLSIPVSFFGSKSVQVFSGVQDAMVQWWYGHNAVGFFLTAGFLGMMYYFVPKQAERPVFSYKLSIIHFWALIFLYIWAGPHHLHYTALPDWASTLGMVFSIMLWMPSWGGMINGLMTLSGAWDKLRTDPIIRMMVVSIGFYGMSTFEGPMMSIKAVNSLSHYTDWTIGHVHSGALGWNGMITFGALYFLTPRLWNKQRLYSLAMVSWHFWLATIGIVLYASAMWVTGIMEGLMWREVDANGFLVNAFADTVAAKYPMYVVRGLGGVLYLAGALIMCYNLWMTVRAQPSRASSHSAVPAE, from the coding sequence ATGTGGGATTACTTCAAGCTGATCGTGCTTGGCCTGATCGCGGTCTGTGCCGCGATTGCCGCCAATTATGCACGCGATCTGGCCTATATGGTGAACGCGCTCACGATCATGCTTGCTGCCGGAGGGGTGTTCCTCTGGACCCTGAAGCACATGGGTGAACGAAAGCCGGCACCGCAGAACGAATACATGGACGACGTGATCCGCGCAGGGGTGTTTGCCACCGCCATGTGGGGGGCAGTCGGCTTTCTTGCAGGCACGTTCATCGCCTTCCAACTGGCCTTCCCCAGCCTGAATTTCGAATGGGCACAAGGCTATGCCAACTTCGGGCGGTTGCGCCCGCTGCACACCTCGGCGGTAATTTTCGCCTTTGGCGGCAATGCCTTGCTGATGACCTCGTTCTACGTGGTGCAGCGCACCAGCGCGGCGCGGCTCTGGGGCGGCAACCTCGCATGGTTCGTGTTCTGGGGCTACAACCTGTTCATCGTGCTGGCAGCGTCGAGCTACCTGCTGGGGGCAACGCAGTCCAAGGAATATGCCGAGCCTGAGTGGTACATCGACTGGTGGCTGACGATCGTCTGGCTGGCCTATCTTGCCGTCTTCCTCGGCACGCTGATCAAGCGCAAGGAACCGCACATCTACGTGGCGAACTGGTTCTACCTGTCGTTCATCGTCACCGTGGCAATGCTGCATGTGTTCAACAACCTCTCGATCCCGGTGTCGTTCTTCGGGTCCAAATCGGTTCAGGTGTTCTCGGGCGTGCAGGATGCGATGGTGCAGTGGTGGTATGGCCACAACGCCGTCGGCTTCTTCCTGACCGCCGGTTTCCTGGGCATGATGTACTATTTCGTGCCGAAGCAGGCCGAACGCCCGGTGTTCAGCTACAAGCTTTCGATCATCCACTTCTGGGCGCTGATCTTCCTCTACATCTGGGCGGGCCCGCACCACCTGCACTACACCGCGCTGCCTGACTGGGCCTCGACCCTTGGCATGGTGTTCTCGATCATGCTGTGGATGCCCTCCTGGGGCGGCATGATCAACGGCCTGATGACGCTGTCGGGCGCCTGGGACAAGCTGCGCACCGACCCGATCATCCGCATGATGGTGGTGTCGATCGGCTTCTACGGCATGTCGACCTTCGAAGGCCCGATGATGAGCATCAAGGCCGTGAACTCGCTGTCGCACTACACCGACTGGACCATCGGCCACGTCCATTCCGGCGCGCTGGGCTGGAACGGCATGATCACCTTCGGCGCGCTCTACTTCCTGACGCCGCGGCTGTGGAACAAGCAGCGTCTTTACAGCCTGGCGATGGTGTCCTGGCACTTCTGGCTGGCGACGATCGGAATCGTTCTCTACGCCTCGGCCATGTGGGTCACGGGCATCATGGAAGGCCTGATGTGGCGCGAAGTCGATGCGAACGGGTTCCTGGTGAACGCCTTCGCCGACACGGTTGCCGCCAAATACCCGATGTATGTGGTGCGTGGTCTGGGTGGGGTTCTGTATCTCGCCGGGGCACTGATCATGTGCTACAACCTGTGGATGACCGTCCGCGCGCAGCCTTCGCGGGCTTCGTCGCACTCGGCCGTTCCCGCTGAATGA
- the ccoP gene encoding cytochrome-c oxidase, cbb3-type subunit III: MSAPHKTNRRPGEVETTGHSWDGIEEFNNPLPRWWLYTFYICIVYALGYSAAYPAWPLVNGATPGLLGSSTRADVADEIKRFNDANGPIREKLVAADLTAIAADPELNQYAVSAGAAVFRTNCSQCHGSGAAGVQANGYPNLLDDDWIWGGDIENIHLTVIHGIRNDTDPDARISEMPRFGVDGLLEPAQITEVVQHVRAISGQDHDATLAAAGAVVFEENCAACHMEGGTGNRDVGAPNLTDAIWLYGGDVDSLTTTVINARGGVMPNWNNRLSEADIRSVAVYVHGLGGGE, encoded by the coding sequence ATGAGTGCTCCGCACAAGACCAACCGGCGGCCCGGTGAGGTTGAAACCACTGGCCACAGTTGGGACGGAATCGAAGAGTTCAACAATCCGCTGCCGCGCTGGTGGCTCTACACCTTCTATATCTGCATCGTGTATGCCCTTGGCTACTCGGCCGCCTATCCCGCCTGGCCGCTGGTGAACGGCGCGACGCCTGGGCTGCTCGGGTCTTCGACCCGTGCCGATGTGGCTGACGAGATCAAGCGCTTCAACGATGCCAACGGCCCGATCAGGGAAAAGCTCGTGGCCGCCGACCTGACGGCCATCGCGGCGGACCCCGAACTGAACCAGTATGCGGTTTCGGCGGGGGCGGCGGTGTTCCGCACCAACTGCTCGCAATGCCACGGGTCGGGCGCGGCCGGGGTTCAGGCCAATGGCTATCCCAACCTGCTGGATGACGACTGGATCTGGGGCGGCGACATCGAGAACATCCACCTGACGGTCATCCACGGCATCCGCAACGATACCGATCCCGATGCCCGGATATCCGAGATGCCGCGCTTCGGTGTGGACGGGCTGCTGGAACCGGCACAGATCACCGAGGTGGTGCAGCATGTCCGGGCAATTTCCGGGCAGGACCACGACGCAACGCTGGCCGCAGCCGGTGCCGTGGTATTCGAGGAGAACTGCGCGGCTTGTCACATGGAAGGCGGGACCGGAAACCGCGATGTTGGGGCACCGAACCTGACGGATGCCATCTGGCTTTATGGTGGCGATGTCGACTCGCTCACGACCACCGTCATCAACGCCCGTGGCGGCGTGATGCCGAACTGGAACAACCGTCTTTCCGAAGCCGACATCCGTTCGGTTGCGGTTTACGTTCACGGTCTTGGGGGTGGCGAGTAG
- a CDS encoding glycosyltransferase codes for MKVLFVHQNFPGQFLHLAPELQRRGHQCLALTDSGNNRPSPIPVMRYRHAAAPPDPAATRLGRNFTQMSDRGVTVARACLQLREQKGFVPDVIFGHSGWGETLFLKEVWPEAKLLVYAEFYYSGRGRDVGFDPEFDRPGFDGVMLAQGRAAHLGQAMLHADAGLSPTHWQADTYPSALRGRITVIHDGVDTAVMVPDPQAAVTLPTGQVLRAGDEVLTFVNRNLEPYRGYHTFMRALPGVMAARPQAQVVIVGGDEVSYGRAAPEGTSWKEIFLAEVRDRVDLSRVHFLGKVPYPTFVSLMQISRVHAYLTYPFVLSWSMLEAMAAGALVVGSRTAPVQELITDGVNGLLVDFFDVPGWTRALVTALAEPDRFLPLRAAARQSIVARYDLRSHCLPRMVEFVESWGPDAVTGPAGAGKAKGAL; via the coding sequence TTGAAGGTTCTGTTCGTCCACCAGAATTTTCCGGGACAATTCCTGCACCTGGCCCCCGAGTTGCAGCGCCGCGGTCATCAGTGCCTTGCCCTGACCGATTCCGGCAACAACCGCCCGTCCCCGATTCCCGTCATGCGCTACCGCCATGCCGCCGCGCCACCAGACCCGGCGGCGACCCGGCTGGGGCGCAACTTCACCCAGATGAGCGACCGGGGCGTGACAGTCGCCCGCGCCTGCCTGCAACTGCGCGAACAGAAGGGCTTCGTGCCCGATGTGATCTTCGGTCATTCCGGCTGGGGCGAGACGCTGTTCCTGAAAGAGGTCTGGCCCGAGGCGAAGCTGCTGGTCTATGCCGAATTCTACTATTCGGGCCGCGGCCGCGACGTGGGCTTCGACCCCGAATTCGACCGGCCGGGCTTTGACGGCGTGATGCTTGCGCAGGGGCGGGCCGCGCATCTGGGGCAGGCGATGCTTCATGCCGATGCCGGGCTGTCTCCGACGCACTGGCAGGCCGACACCTATCCGTCGGCACTGCGCGGCCGGATCACGGTGATTCACGACGGGGTGGATACCGCCGTGATGGTGCCCGACCCGCAGGCAGCCGTTACGCTGCCCACGGGGCAGGTGCTCCGCGCGGGTGACGAGGTGCTGACCTTCGTGAACCGCAATCTGGAGCCCTACCGCGGCTACCACACCTTCATGCGGGCGCTGCCGGGCGTGATGGCCGCGCGGCCGCAGGCGCAGGTGGTGATTGTCGGCGGTGACGAGGTCAGCTATGGCCGCGCCGCGCCGGAAGGCACAAGCTGGAAAGAGATCTTCCTGGCCGAGGTGCGCGACCGCGTCGACCTGTCGCGCGTGCATTTCCTGGGCAAGGTGCCGTATCCGACCTTCGTGAGCCTGATGCAGATCAGCCGGGTCCATGCCTACCTGACGTACCCCTTCGTGCTGTCGTGGTCGATGCTGGAGGCGATGGCGGCCGGGGCGCTGGTGGTGGGGTCGCGCACCGCGCCGGTGCAGGAACTGATCACCGACGGGGTGAACGGCCTGCTGGTCGATTTCTTCGACGTGCCGGGCTGGACACGGGCGCTGGTGACGGCGCTGGCCGAGCCTGACCGGTTCCTGCCGCTGCGCGCCGCCGCCCGGCAGAGCATCGTGGCCAGGTATGACCTGCGCAGTCACTGCCTGCCGCGGATGGTCGAGTTCGTCGAAAGCTGGGGCCCCGACGCCGTCACCGGTCCGGCGGGGGCCGGAAAAGCGAAGGGGGCCCTGTAG
- a CDS encoding ABC transporter ATP-binding protein has translation MNVLEVTGLNVRFRQDGRIIDAVKNVNFTVGKGETVALVGESGSGKSVTALSTVVLLPDSAEVSGSVRYHGAEMLGADDAALRRVRGNDISFIFQEPMTSLNPLHTIETQLGETLALHQGLSGAAARAKIIELLQKVGIREAESRLDAYPHQLSGGQRQRVMIAMALANGPELLIADEPTTALDVTIQAQILDLLAELKTREGLSLLFITHDLGVVRRIADRVCVMQGGKIVEQGPASEIFANPQHPYTQKLLAALPGGRPEPVPVDAPEILRTEHLRVWFPIQRGFLRRTVGHVKAVNDASVAVRAGETLGIVGESGSGKTTLALAILQLIPSTGRVVFLGRDVQGFRAQQMRGLRRDMQIVFQDPFGSLSPRMTVEQIIAEGLGVHGVDPGRDRRGMVSDIMTEVGLDPATMGRYPHEFSGGQRQRIAIARAMILHPKLVVLDEPTSALDMTVQVQIVDLLRALQRKWGLAYLFISHDLRVVRALAHKVIVMKDGDVVEAGVGDAVFDAPQTDYTQTLMAAAFGKEFA, from the coding sequence ATGAATGTGCTGGAGGTTACGGGGCTGAACGTCCGCTTCCGGCAGGATGGCCGGATCATCGACGCGGTGAAGAACGTGAACTTCACGGTGGGCAAGGGCGAAACCGTGGCGTTGGTGGGCGAAAGCGGGTCGGGCAAGTCGGTCACGGCGCTTTCGACGGTGGTGCTGCTGCCCGACAGTGCCGAAGTGTCGGGGTCGGTGCGCTACCACGGGGCCGAGATGCTGGGGGCCGATGACGCGGCGTTGCGCCGGGTGCGCGGCAACGACATCAGCTTCATCTTTCAGGAACCGATGACCAGCCTGAACCCGCTGCACACCATCGAGACCCAACTGGGCGAGACCCTTGCGCTGCATCAGGGCCTGTCGGGGGCGGCGGCGCGGGCCAAGATCATCGAGCTGTTGCAGAAGGTCGGCATCCGCGAGGCGGAAAGCCGGCTGGACGCCTATCCGCACCAGCTTTCTGGCGGGCAGCGCCAGCGGGTGATGATCGCGATGGCGCTGGCCAACGGGCCGGAACTGCTGATCGCGGACGAGCCGACCACCGCGCTGGACGTGACGATCCAGGCGCAGATTCTGGACCTGCTGGCCGAACTGAAGACCCGCGAGGGGCTGAGCCTGCTGTTCATCACCCATGACCTTGGCGTGGTTCGCCGCATCGCCGACCGGGTCTGCGTGATGCAGGGCGGCAAGATCGTCGAGCAGGGGCCTGCGTCCGAGATATTCGCCAACCCGCAGCACCCCTATACGCAGAAGCTGCTGGCCGCGCTGCCCGGCGGGCGCCCCGAGCCGGTTCCGGTCGATGCGCCCGAGATCCTGCGGACCGAGCATCTGCGCGTCTGGTTCCCGATCCAGCGCGGCTTCCTGCGCCGCACGGTGGGGCATGTGAAGGCGGTGAATGACGCAAGCGTGGCGGTGCGGGCGGGCGAGACGCTGGGCATCGTGGGCGAAAGCGGCTCGGGCAAGACGACGCTGGCGCTGGCGATCCTGCAACTGATCCCCTCCACCGGGAGGGTGGTGTTTCTGGGGCGGGACGTGCAGGGCTTTCGCGCCCAGCAGATGCGCGGGCTGCGCCGCGACATGCAGATCGTGTTCCAGGACCCCTTCGGCAGCCTGAGCCCGCGCATGACGGTGGAACAGATCATCGCCGAAGGGCTGGGCGTGCATGGCGTGGACCCGGGTCGCGACCGGCGCGGCATGGTTTCCGACATCATGACCGAGGTCGGGCTGGACCCTGCGACGATGGGGCGCTACCCGCACGAGTTTTCCGGCGGGCAGCGCCAGCGCATCGCCATCGCCCGCGCTATGATCCTGCACCCGAAACTGGTGGTGCTGGACGAGCCGACCAGCGCGCTCGACATGACGGTGCAGGTGCAGATCGTCGATCTGCTGCGCGCCTTGCAGCGCAAGTGGGGTCTGGCCTATCTGTTCATCAGCCACGACCTGCGGGTGGTGCGGGCACTGGCGCACAAGGTGATCGTGATGAAGGACGGCGACGTGGTCGAGGCAGGGGTGGGTGACGCGGTGTTCGACGCGCCGCAGACCGACTATACCCAAACGCTGATGGCGGCGGCCTTCGGGAAGGAGTTTGCTTGA
- the ccoO gene encoding cytochrome-c oxidase, cbb3-type subunit II yields the protein MAFLDKHKAIETHATLLLVLSFLVVTIGGLVQIVPLFYLENTIEKVEGVRPYTPLELAGRDIYVREGCYVCHSQMIRPMRDEVERYGHYSLAAESMYDHPFQWGSKRTGPDLARVGNRYSDAWHVDHLIDPQAVVPESVMPKYGFLMNRPIDGKYIADTMKVHRMIGTPYDDAMMENAVLDFRAQANPDSDYDGLQERYAKAQVRNFDGQPGITEMDALIAYLQVLGTMVDFSTFTPDASR from the coding sequence ATGGCTTTTCTTGACAAACACAAGGCTATCGAGACGCACGCGACGCTGTTGCTGGTGCTGAGCTTTCTGGTCGTGACCATCGGCGGTCTGGTGCAGATCGTGCCGCTGTTCTACCTGGAAAACACCATCGAGAAGGTGGAAGGAGTTCGCCCCTACACCCCGCTGGAACTGGCCGGACGCGACATCTACGTGCGCGAAGGGTGTTACGTCTGCCACAGCCAGATGATCCGTCCGATGCGTGACGAGGTCGAACGCTACGGCCACTACAGCCTTGCGGCGGAATCGATGTATGACCATCCGTTCCAGTGGGGCTCGAAGCGCACCGGGCCGGATCTGGCGCGGGTCGGTAACCGCTACTCGGATGCCTGGCATGTCGATCACCTGATCGACCCGCAGGCGGTGGTGCCGGAATCGGTGATGCCGAAGTACGGCTTCCTGATGAACCGCCCGATCGACGGCAAATACATCGCCGACACGATGAAGGTGCACCGGATGATCGGCACACCCTACGATGATGCGATGATGGAAAACGCGGTTCTCGACTTCAGGGCGCAGGCCAACCCCGACAGCGACTATGACGGGCTTCAGGAACGATATGCCAAGGCACAGGTGCGCAACTTTGACGGGCAGCCGGGCATCACCGAGATGGACGCGCTGATCGCCTATCTTCAAGTGCTGGGCACGATGGTCGATTTCTCGACCTTCACGCCCGATGCAAGCCGGTAA
- the ccoG gene encoding cytochrome c oxidase accessory protein CcoG translates to MTSPDTQPQSLYTAREPIFPRRVKGKFRSLKWWLLAIMLGLYYITPWIRWDRGPNLPDQAVLMDLGGRRFFFFMIEIWPHEFYFVAGLLIMAGLGLFLFTSALGRVWCGYACPQTVWTDLYIQVERWVEGDRNARLRLHRQGWGFEKIRKYGLKWTIWLLIGVATGGAWVFYFTDAPTLLRDLVTLEAHPIAWITIVILTLTTFLFGGFFREQVCIYACPWPRIQAAMLDEDSITVAYRDWRGEPRGKLQKGEPVKAQGDCIDCMACVNVCPMGIDIRDGQQLACITCALCIDACDDVMDRIGKPRGLIDYMALTDEIAERAGAQPVSIWKHVFRLRTMIYTVLWAGIGVGLTVALFLRSDIDISLSPVRNPTFVVLSDGTIRNAYDIRLRNKLGDDRNFSISLTSDERLTLSLEGLADPIVKVPANETKTQRIYIEAAPGSSASTDERTQLRLWVADVAGSARIHHDTIFNGKDD, encoded by the coding sequence TTGACCAGCCCAGATACCCAGCCTCAATCCCTGTATACAGCGCGAGAACCGATCTTTCCGCGCCGGGTCAAAGGCAAGTTTCGCAGCCTGAAATGGTGGCTTCTGGCCATCATGCTTGGGCTATACTACATAACCCCTTGGATTCGCTGGGATCGCGGGCCGAACCTTCCCGATCAGGCGGTGCTGATGGATCTGGGGGGGCGGCGGTTCTTCTTCTTCATGATCGAGATCTGGCCGCATGAATTCTACTTCGTGGCGGGCCTGCTGATCATGGCGGGGCTGGGGCTTTTCCTGTTCACCTCGGCGCTGGGGCGGGTGTGGTGCGGCTATGCCTGCCCGCAGACGGTCTGGACCGACCTTTACATCCAGGTCGAACGCTGGGTCGAGGGCGACCGCAACGCCCGCCTGCGCCTGCACCGGCAGGGCTGGGGCTTCGAGAAGATTCGCAAATACGGGCTCAAGTGGACGATCTGGCTGCTGATCGGCGTCGCGACCGGCGGCGCCTGGGTGTTCTATTTCACCGATGCGCCAACGCTGCTGCGCGACCTCGTGACGCTCGAAGCCCATCCGATCGCCTGGATCACCATCGTGATCCTGACGCTGACCACCTTCCTGTTCGGCGGCTTCTTCCGCGAGCAGGTCTGCATCTATGCCTGCCCCTGGCCCCGCATCCAGGCCGCGATGCTTGACGAGGATTCGATCACCGTCGCCTACCGCGACTGGCGCGGAGAGCCGCGCGGCAAGCTGCAGAAGGGCGAACCCGTCAAGGCCCAGGGCGACTGCATCGACTGCATGGCCTGCGTCAACGTCTGCCCGATGGGCATCGACATCCGCGACGGCCAGCAACTTGCCTGCATCACCTGCGCGCTGTGCATCGACGCCTGCGACGACGTGATGGACCGCATCGGCAAGCCGCGCGGCCTGATCGACTACATGGCGCTGACCGACGAGATTGCCGAACGGGCGGGGGCGCAGCCGGTTTCCATCTGGAAACACGTGTTCCGGCTGCGGACGATGATCTACACCGTGCTCTGGGCTGGAATCGGGGTCGGCCTGACGGTCGCGCTGTTCCTGCGCTCCGACATCGACATCTCGCTGAGCCCGGTCCGCAACCCCACCTTCGTCGTGCTGTCGGACGGCACGATCCGCAACGCCTATGACATCCGGCTGCGCAACAAGCTGGGCGACGACCGCAACTTCAGCATCTCGCTGACCTCGGATGAAAGGCTGACGCTGTCGCTGGAAGGGCTGGCCGATCCGATCGTCAAGGTGCCTGCCAACGAAACCAAGACCCAGCGCATTTATATCGAGGCCGCCCCCGGCAGTTCCGCGTCCACGGATGAGCGCACGCAACTGCGCCTCTGGGTCGCGGATGTTGCAGGATCGGCCCGGATCCATCACGATACGATCTTCAATGGAAAGGACGACTGA
- the hemN gene encoding oxygen-independent coproporphyrinogen III oxidase: MNNESQLMRLGLFDARVPRYTSYPTAPHFGTSVSSKLFSDWIEAIPSGASISLYLHVPFCRRLCWFCACRTQGTSSDEPVRAYTETLKAEIALLKARLAPGVRLSRLHWGGGTPTLLKPDMIRALADAIFDAAPLGENGEFSVEIDPDEVDPERLDALIAAGMNRASIGVQDFDPEIQKAIGRMQSYELTKRVADMIRDRGVRSLNADILYGLPHQTQTRIADSVQKLLTLSPDRVALYGYAHVPWMSRRQQMIDSEAIPSAQDRLRLFETARKMFTWDGYQEIGIDHFALPDDGMAVAARNGTLRRNFQGYTDDTAPTLIGLGASSISRFQQGYAQNASGTSDHTKAIRAGEFSTHRGHVFEGEDLLRARIIEALMCDFKVNRAELLRDYDTTAERVDQLFRTAAAAFPDMVTVDATGFNIPPLSRPLARMIARSFDAYDQSKAQHSTAI; the protein is encoded by the coding sequence ATGAACAATGAATCGCAACTCATGCGGCTTGGGCTTTTTGACGCGCGCGTGCCTCGGTACACCAGCTACCCCACGGCACCCCACTTCGGCACGTCGGTCAGCAGCAAGCTCTTCTCCGACTGGATCGAAGCGATCCCGTCCGGAGCCTCGATATCGCTGTACCTCCATGTTCCCTTCTGCCGCCGCCTGTGCTGGTTCTGCGCGTGCCGGACGCAGGGAACATCCAGCGATGAACCTGTCCGCGCCTACACGGAAACGCTGAAGGCCGAGATCGCGCTGCTGAAGGCGCGGCTCGCGCCCGGGGTGCGTCTGTCGCGTCTGCATTGGGGGGGGGGCACGCCGACCCTGCTGAAGCCCGACATGATCCGCGCCCTGGCCGACGCGATTTTCGATGCGGCGCCATTGGGCGAGAATGGCGAATTCTCGGTCGAGATCGACCCGGACGAGGTCGATCCCGAACGGCTGGATGCGCTGATCGCCGCCGGGATGAACCGGGCCTCGATCGGGGTGCAGGATTTCGACCCCGAGATCCAGAAGGCCATCGGCCGGATGCAAAGCTACGAGCTGACCAAGCGCGTGGCCGACATGATCCGCGACCGCGGCGTGCGCAGCCTGAACGCCGACATCCTTTATGGCCTGCCGCACCAGACCCAGACCCGCATCGCGGATTCGGTGCAGAAGCTGCTCACACTGTCGCCCGACCGGGTGGCGCTTTACGGCTATGCCCATGTGCCGTGGATGTCGCGCCGCCAGCAGATGATCGACTCCGAGGCGATCCCCTCGGCCCAGGACCGGCTGCGCCTGTTCGAAACCGCGCGCAAGATGTTCACCTGGGACGGATATCAGGAAATCGGCATCGACCACTTCGCCCTGCCCGATGACGGCATGGCCGTGGCCGCCAGAAACGGCACGCTGCGCCGCAACTTCCAGGGCTACACCGATGACACGGCACCGACCCTGATCGGTCTTGGGGCCTCGTCGATCTCGCGCTTCCAGCAGGGCTATGCACAGAACGCGTCGGGCACGTCGGATCATACCAAGGCGATCCGCGCCGGTGAATTCTCGACCCACCGCGGGCATGTGTTCGAGGGCGAGGACTTGCTTCGCGCCCGGATCATCGAGGCGCTGATGTGCGATTTCAAGGTGAACCGGGCCGAACTGCTGCGCGACTACGACACCACGGCAGAGCGGGTCGATCAGCTGTTCCGCACCGCGGCGGCGGCCTTCCCCGACATGGTCACGGTCGATGCCACGGGCTTCAACATCCCGCCGCTGTCACGGCCGCTGGCGCGGATGATCGCCCGCAGCTTCGATGCCTACGACCAGAGCAAGGCGCAGCACAGCACCGCAATCTGA
- a CDS encoding Crp/Fnr family transcriptional regulator, with the protein MALHEVHTHTQDCGDCPIRHRAVCARCENDELARLEQIKYYRSYQAGQTVIWSGDRMDFVASVVTGIATLTQTMEDGRRQMVGLLLPSDFVGRPGRATAAYDVTATTDLLMCCFRRKPFEEMMLATPHIGQRLLEMTLDELDAAREWMLLLGRKTAREKIASLLAIIARRDASLQLRKLSGSLVFDLPLTREEMADYLGLTLETVSRQISALKRDGIISLEGKRHITVPDFDRLQEEAGDDSDGGYLD; encoded by the coding sequence ATGGCGCTGCACGAGGTTCACACCCACACCCAGGATTGCGGCGATTGCCCGATCCGGCACCGTGCCGTCTGTGCCCGTTGCGAGAACGACGAACTCGCCCGGCTGGAGCAGATCAAGTACTACCGCAGCTATCAGGCGGGTCAGACGGTGATCTGGTCGGGTGACCGGATGGACTTCGTGGCATCGGTCGTGACCGGCATCGCCACGCTGACCCAGACGATGGAGGACGGGCGGCGCCAGATGGTCGGGCTGCTGCTGCCATCCGATTTCGTCGGTCGGCCGGGGCGGGCCACCGCGGCCTATGACGTGACAGCGACCACCGACCTGCTGATGTGCTGCTTCCGCCGCAAGCCGTTCGAGGAAATGATGCTCGCCACGCCGCACATCGGCCAGCGCCTGCTGGAAATGACGCTGGACGAGCTTGATGCCGCGCGGGAATGGATGCTGCTGCTGGGCCGCAAGACGGCGCGCGAGAAGATCGCGAGCCTGCTGGCGATCATCGCGCGGCGCGACGCGTCGCTGCAGCTGCGAAAGCTGTCCGGGTCGCTGGTGTTCGACCTGCCGCTGACACGCGAGGAAATGGCCGACTATCTGGGGCTGACGCTGGAAACGGTAAGCCGCCAGATTTCTGCGCTCAAGCGCGACGGGATCATTTCGCTGGAAGGCAAGCGCCACATCACGGTGCCCGACTTCGACCGGCTTCAGGAAGAGGCCGGTGACGACAGCGACGGCGGCTATCTCGACTGA
- a CDS encoding cbb3-type cytochrome c oxidase subunit 3, whose amino-acid sequence METYSLLREFADSWMLLALTVFFVGVVVWAFRPGSRKVHTEVANSIFRNEDKPACAGDCASCKCDNGTSFKEAWK is encoded by the coding sequence ATGGAAACCTACAGCCTGCTGCGTGAATTTGCCGACAGCTGGATGCTGCTGGCCCTGACGGTGTTCTTCGTCGGGGTCGTGGTCTGGGCCTTCCGGCCCGGCAGCCGCAAGGTCCACACCGAGGTCGCGAATTCGATCTTCCGCAATGAAGACAAACCCGCCTGTGCCGGAGACTGCGCTTCGTGCAAATGCGACAACGGCACATCGTTCAAGGAGGCGTGGAAATGA
- a CDS encoding universal stress protein gives MAYKSLLTVATSAERVAIAIAGAAGLALAEDAHLDILALGVDRTQVGYSYIGGGAVLLQAGMDRAESEAEAIEAAARAALHAQPDSLRWSVEGVVAQLGSLADLIALRSRFTDLVVVPRPYGKGQGAEGEAIVEASLFEGQAPVLILPETPVTAPRIGSRVIVAWNQSREAMAAVRRALPFLINADLVTIAVIDPPTHGPERSDPGGALCQMLVRHGVKAEVSVLARTMPRISDVLVRHALDTNADLMVMGAYGHSRFREAILGGATRNMLEMAEIPLFMAH, from the coding sequence ATGGCCTACAAATCCCTACTAACCGTTGCGACCTCGGCCGAAAGGGTCGCCATCGCGATCGCCGGTGCTGCCGGGCTTGCGCTGGCGGAAGACGCGCATCTCGACATCCTGGCGCTGGGGGTGGACCGCACGCAGGTCGGCTATTCCTACATCGGGGGCGGGGCCGTGCTTCTTCAGGCGGGCATGGACCGCGCCGAAAGCGAGGCTGAAGCGATCGAGGCGGCCGCCCGCGCAGCCTTGCACGCCCAACCCGATTCGCTGCGCTGGTCGGTGGAAGGCGTGGTGGCCCAGCTTGGCAGCCTGGCCGACCTGATCGCGCTGCGCTCGCGCTTCACCGATCTGGTGGTCGTTCCGCGCCCGTATGGCAAGGGGCAGGGTGCCGAGGGCGAGGCGATCGTGGAGGCCTCGCTGTTCGAAGGCCAGGCGCCGGTGCTGATTCTGCCCGAAACGCCGGTGACGGCGCCCCGGATCGGCAGCCGGGTGATCGTGGCCTGGAACCAGAGCCGCGAGGCGATGGCCGCGGTGCGCCGCGCCCTGCCGTTCCTGATCAATGCCGATCTGGTGACCATCGCGGTGATCGACCCGCCGACCCACGGGCCGGAACGGTCCGACCCCGGCGGGGCGCTGTGCCAGATGCTGGTGCGGCACGGCGTGAAAGCCGAGGTTTCGGTGCTGGCCCGCACCATGCCGCGAATCTCGGACGTGCTGGTGCGGCACGCGCTCGACACCAATGCCGACCTGATGGTGATGGGGGCCTATGGCCACTCGCGCTTCCGCGAGGCGATTCTGGGCGGGGCGACGCGGAACATGCTGGAGATGGCAGAGATCCCGCTGTTCATGGCGCACTGA